A single region of the Mycobacteriales bacterium genome encodes:
- a CDS encoding glycosyltransferase family 4 protein encodes MDVVVCGAQKPFMRGGAEQHQDNLVAALQAAGHRAELVRIPVAWEKGRLFDAPLAWRLVPLDADLVIATNFPSYFIRHPRKVVWLFHQHRGAYDGAETGAEWSDFGPDDDALEAQRLLTEWDNIALGEATRLFATSGVVADRLARYNGLTATPLYHPPPLSDRLHPGRFGDYVLAVNRYEANKRPGLVVEGMSRATSGVRAVAAGRGELLGEVTNRAKELRVSERVDFPGFVPDDELVDLYAGALAVLYAPMDEDYGYVTLQAFLAGKPVITAGDAGGVLEWVEDGVTGLVTDGSPEQIGAAFDRLYADRDLAARLGQAGRERVSDLSWGPVIDRLLGR; translated from the coding sequence ATGGACGTGGTCGTCTGCGGCGCCCAGAAGCCGTTCATGCGCGGCGGAGCCGAGCAGCATCAGGACAACCTGGTGGCGGCCCTGCAGGCGGCCGGGCACCGTGCCGAGCTGGTCCGCATCCCGGTGGCCTGGGAGAAGGGCCGCCTCTTCGACGCCCCGCTGGCGTGGCGGCTCGTACCGCTCGACGCCGACCTGGTCATCGCCACCAACTTCCCGTCGTACTTCATCCGCCATCCCCGCAAGGTGGTGTGGCTCTTCCACCAGCACCGGGGGGCCTACGACGGTGCCGAAACCGGTGCGGAGTGGTCGGACTTCGGCCCCGACGACGACGCGCTGGAGGCCCAGCGGCTGCTGACCGAGTGGGACAACATCGCACTGGGCGAGGCGACCCGGTTGTTCGCCACCTCCGGCGTGGTCGCCGACCGACTGGCCCGCTACAACGGCCTGACCGCCACCCCGCTCTACCACCCACCGCCGCTGTCCGACCGGCTGCACCCGGGACGTTTCGGCGACTACGTCCTCGCCGTCAACCGCTACGAGGCCAACAAGCGACCGGGCCTGGTGGTCGAGGGGATGTCCCGAGCCACGAGCGGCGTACGCGCGGTCGCCGCGGGTCGTGGCGAACTGCTCGGCGAGGTCACCAACCGGGCCAAGGAACTGCGCGTCTCCGAGCGGGTCGACTTTCCCGGCTTCGTGCCCGACGACGAGTTGGTCGACCTCTACGCCGGGGCACTCGCGGTGCTCTACGCGCCCATGGACGAGGACTACGGCTACGTCACGTTGCAGGCGTTCCTCGCGGGCAAGCCGGTCATCACCGCCGGTGACGCCGGCGGAGTCCTGGAGTGGGTCGAGGACGGCGTCACCGGTCTGGTCACCGACGGCTCGCCGGAGCAGATCGGCGCGGCCTTCGACCGGCTCTACGCCGACCGTGACCTGGCCGCCCGGTTGGGTCAGGCCGGCCGGGAACGGGTAAGCGACCTGTCCTGGGGTCCGGTCATCGACCGCCTGCTGGGCAGGTGA